From the Engraulis encrasicolus isolate BLACKSEA-1 chromosome 18, IST_EnEncr_1.0, whole genome shotgun sequence genome, the window agacaagacacaccGGGCATCATTCACAATACAAGGCAAATTAATCAACAATAATATACAGTTCATGATATGTTAGActggtagtccaaaggttgccaggTTGCAGGCTGTTGTTGTGAGTAATTAACAAGTAAGTGCTCTTGCCCATCCTCCATGagtgaggtatcctgagcatggtctGCACTACTCACcgtcttgcacgggtgaggcataaatgcaattttattgtgtgcagcGAGCACTGTGTGCCGTGGAGTGCTAACGACAATGGGagtagggctgtccctaacgattatttttctcccgattattctatcaactatttttttcgaatagtcacgattattgggggtttttttttggaaggcaaaaactgtgatatgccctAGTGCCCTAGTGCACATAGgacctattaggacaatgatttctaaaaaaggggacattttataaattagtcacagactaataaatacaggcctaatatatctatttgtttcagttcaaatcacttattcacttagcgtaaatgcaaaacaatgagtatagtatgacattggcgcatggagaaactataggcctaggcctacatttcagccacttatattttgacaaacaaggctacataagattttacccatgacatgtgtatatataatagtagtacattgtcatttatattttaaaaatacagtacagtgaatcatttatgtttacaacacagtttcattcgtccctcatgcaggggtctatgtaatgaaaaaaataataaaacaaaataggagcagagataagaatttaagagcactgtgaaattgttaacgcatagacaaaaagggtctaagagggtaggctatgccttttcccccacacaggcgtacacattctacatgaggggtgctggtcacagggccagtttttcaaaattcctcccattaaaagggctgaacaacatattacacatgtatgtctatattcacattcattatttctatatgcagcccgatgtctcctctgctgtgtcaatgaaggcctgccaCCTAACTCATtaaaactgtcccttctctgaaggttttttgtatcgctcccaaacccaagttaactacaacaacttgactagacttgtgatccttcaagcacttgtggttttctctataggatgtatttactccaggaggaaaatgctaaggaaatcgtaattcaaatcgtttttaacaaaaacggaaatcgttaaaaaaaaaaaaaaaaagtaaaaaaaaataaaaaaaaaaataataataatttttttttttttttttgcgcaaatcacgcaatcgacggtatgttgaacacgccgacttatttacgcaatcgacgtaatcgattacgtcgaatagtcgggacagccctaaatGGGAGCTTCCCAGGTGGGCAACTGTTACTAAAACTGAACTGAATAAAAAACCCTTATGAATCATGTAATTTATGAAACACTGAATAACAGCCCTAGGGCAAACTTCAATGTGCAAACATCAATATGTACGTTCCCCTccaggtgcgcgtgtgtgtgtgtgtgtgtgtgtgtgcgtgtgtacctgctgCAGGAGTGTGTTTGAGGGCAGAGGTGGGTTGGGGGCTCATGGGGACGTCCTCCATGCCCGTCTCCATGCGAGTCTCGGGGCCCTTGGCAGGACTCTGCAGCATGGGCTGCTCCTCCTGCCACAGTGGCGGGGGTGCCGCCAGGCTGCGGCGCGCTGTTCGCACCCCACCGAAACCAAGGTCCAGTTCGGCAACGGGGCTAGCGTCGCCTTTCATGGAGCCTATGACCCACGCCATGTCGGGACTCATGGGGACGTCCAGAGTGGTGGCCTTTGAAGCCGGCGCTGCTGGGCTCATGCTGACGTCGTCTGGCACCAGTCTGgaggtggcggcagcagcagcaggagcaggagcagccggCTCAGGGCTCATGGGCACGTCACAGTGCGACCTCTGTAAAAGGTCCTGGCTGCCGGGGAAGACCTCCTGGGCCTTGGTCTCGTGAACAGAGCTCCTGGAGAGGAAGGAGTGGGCGGCTGGGGCGATCTCCAGACCTGCGGGCCTGGGAGCCTCCGCGCCGAGACACGAAAGCCCAGCCTTCGAGGATTCCGGCCCCTTCTCCGGGCTCTCGTAGATGGTCCAGCTGGACTTGGGGCCCACAgtggcaccaccagcagcagcagcggacgTGGACGCTAATAGCTTGAAGGCCCGCTCGTCTTCGGTTGGGGCGACTGTGTGGTCAGGGAAGGAGAGGGCAGCGAGGGGGTGGGCTGTGGTGTAGCTGACGGACGAGGACGAGGCTTGGTGGTGCTGGCTCTGCTGGACCGGTGCCAAGCCTTCGCCCACGATGGTGCCCTGAGCTGCCAACGTCCTCAGCGCCGGGGAGGACTGGGACTCCACTGGACTCTGCTCGATAATTGGACTGAAATCAAAACAAGAAAGCTATGAAGCAAACAGGCACTTGGCTGGTAATGTCTTTTTCTTTGGCCAAGGAATTTTTTAATGTACCATCCAATCATTTGCTATACAAATTCTTTTGCTATACAAATTGTAGCATTTCATTTGGAGAAATTATTGTCCAGGTGCAAGTCTGGTTTACACTCACAACTATGTAACAAATCTATAAAattatttaattacattttttaaaaagccaaGTCACAAATGTTTTCTTTCTGCCATGTAGAGGTAGCTAGCAACACAAAATTTgattgctttacattacattacatatgctagctaacgcttttatccaaagcgacttacggtAGTTATTTACCGAGCATtagttacagaccctggagcaatgtggggttgggtgccttgcttaagggcacctcACCCATGGAGTAAGATGGGGAGTGAAAGGGAgggattcaaatctgcaaccctgtgatcgaAAGTCCTTAACCCACTAGACCATGGCTACACTTCAGCAACCATTCAACACACACCACCTTCAATATCTttttattaaccctttgaggagtaccatcacaaatatgtgattagaattttgctcaaattttgagttctcattatgatgtcataatgtctttgcgagatttttaacacagacgtctataggagctgtagagtgttccagtaaaattctagaagaacctctagaaattccttactcctcaaattaAGTATGCCCCTACCAATCCCCCTCGTTAGATTAGTGAAATACCTGAGCTTAGTAGGTTGCCGCAGAAAGAGTTGGTTTTCATTGGGCTCTGCTGAGGCTGTGGATCCATTGTTCTCTGCAAAGATGCAAACAGGCATTAACCTCAGCTGCTCAACACAGACAAACATCCATCTGCAACACTGTCCTCTAAATCACAGTCACATTATCCGTTTGAAGATCAGTGCACCACACATCTGACTTCGCATCACTATACTACATCCAAATAGTTCAGTAAAAATAGCCACGAAATTAATGAAATCAAATGAGCTAGGGGTTGAATAAATAAACCATCCAGGAACTGAAGAATGCAAAGATAAAATGCATAAATGAATACATCAAGAAAAAAAAGCCTAAAATAGTCACCATACTGATTACTCCcccatcaaacatgtcaataaaATAGTAGTAAGGCCTTCATGTGCATTCTACATAGCAAAACAAAAATAGGTATTACAGCGTGAATTTCCTGGTTAAACTAAAAGGCACCGACTAGACAAAAAAACCTCACAGCTGTTCTctctgttttgaaaaaaaaataaaaaatgtttgcaACACATGGTGGTCATGGTGCCATGTTTTACCCACCCTGCTCAGACTCCTCCCAGGTGTGAGGGGCGTTGAGGTGGAAGGGCGTGGAGGCCAGGTGGGCGAGAGGGGCGAAGTCTCCGGTGGTGTTGGGACAGGGCGCCATCGTCATCATGAGCCGCTGCCTGGAGCTCCACATGGCCGTCTCGTCAGCCAGTGACACGCCAAAGGCCGTCTCCTgatagacattacattacattacacttagctgacgcttttatccaaagcaacatagTTATTTCCTGATGGAcatataaggcaaggcaagttttacTCGGTGCATTCCATACAACAAGCACATTGATCCCTatgctttatatatatatatatatatatatatatatatataatatcaaTACGAACACCAGCGATGTAAAAAGTGTAATTTGAAAATGCAGTTTCCTGATGGACATTACATGActcctttatccaaagcgactttgtAATTTTAAGTAAACTACAGAGTgttcggttacagtccctgaagcaatgtgggggataggtgccttgctcaagggcacctcagcaatGGGGTGAGATAGGGAGCGGAAgggttgggattcgaaccggcaaccctctgacctaGAGCTCATGCGCTTTTATATAAACAACAAAATGTCAATACAAATACTGGCGATGTAAAACATGCaatttgaatgttgaattaaatGTCACTCTAGAAATTACGATGCATTTCAGATGGTCCATTACATGGTAAAATTATAAGGAAAGATGCTATGTATTTGGATGCATGTAGGTATGCATGTATGtaggtatgcatgtatgcatgtatgtggaaAGGCAACAGGATGGGTTTAGTGTTAATGAATCCAAAGCACTGGTGTTTGAGGTCGCATACTTGGCAGGAAAAAGTTGTGGCAGCCCAGTGTGAATAGGACGAATAGCTACCTCACTGAGGCATACTTCTTTGAACAACAGGTTGGGTTTATGAGTTGAGTCACACACAGCCTCTTAAAAGTGACGTTACACCATTTCAGGAAATAAGCTCCTTTCCCCACCTCCCCTCgatttaaataattgagtttcaccttccctctcttctttcaacTGTTCTCAAGAGTCTGGCGACGCGCCTGAACCCCTCAAGTAAGTATTTAATCATTGAACCAGAGGGGACCACCTAGCAGCTGGCTGGTACCATCCGGTACAATAATACAGGCCAAGAAGTAACATTACCACCAGACTAAGAAAACGGCTGGAAATACAGGAGGGAGGAAAAacacaattatttaactcaaggggaggtgtagaaTGAGCACATTTCCACAAACAGCGGAATGTCGCTTTAAGAAAAGGTCAGACAGTACATACGTTTTGCTGTGACAAGGCCGGTACGGGGGCTTCTTCCTGGACTTGCAGAGCTTTCCGTCCGCCAGCTGCCGTAACACGTCTGGAAACAGCATGAtattccataacacacacacacacacacaccaaagcatgacaatttgcattgcacattacacaaACATAGCCAATGTAATTCAGTACAacaaaacgacacacacacacacacacacacacacacacacacacacacacacacacaaaagcatgaaaATTTGCATTACATAAACACAGCCAGTGTAACACAGTGAAAGGGGAAACGCGCTCGCACAGCCCTTACCCTCCGTTTTCCTTGTCGTCTTCATCCTGGAAGATGGTAAAGGCTGCAGCAGCAGGTTGGAGTGCAGCAGACTTATCTAAAGGAAATGCAGAGCGATGAGTGGAGGAAAACCGGACACAAACCACACGTGTGAGTAAATTAAAAAAGATCATGGTTAAGATTCAGAACCATAGATAGAAGAGGGTGATTTTTGCAATATGTGGTGCTTGATCGCAACTGAACAAACAAGAAAGCCTGTGTCTTACTGGATTTTGGAGGTGGAAAGTTTACACTCTCCTCAGCGATCTGGGAAAGACCATTTGATGCAAATGTTGGTGCCTGGAACATGTCCATTATCAGATCTGTAGGGGGATACATATCGATACATGGAGAATTACTGTTTAAAACAACCAGTAAAAAAATATTCACAGATGTATTCATTCACCAGCAGCAAACTGTGTTAAAAATAATGAATCAGGTACATCAATGTTAGCAGGGccataaaataatatttttcaccacctgccaaaatggctagtagatgttcgtcttactagccaaacacactctcaatAATGGgtatagtaagttggtcttttctaccagccaaactgaaatttcactagcatttggcctgttggctggtgttaatttagagccctgattattagTCCCGAAGAAAACGTTTTTAAGACATACTGCTTCCACGGCATTTCAATATGCCTAGCAGTTCTGCCCTGACTGAGCTTCCATTTAACTTAGCTTAGCTACTTCTGGTAAGATTCTCCAATGTTTGTTACACAGACCTATTGTATTGGTCTTTTATACGGCTGAGTAAATTATTGTTGATGTTGCGCCCCCCAGTGGACTACTAAAAAGGTTGCACTGCTGTCATCAGATTTgtccagatatttccaaaatttgaAGAATGACTTTAAGGTCCTACCGTGCTGATAGAAAGATGTTTAGTCTGGTGGGGCCAGGAGGCTACTAGCAATTCAATTTAATATATGCATGCAATGCTTAGAGGTAGATTTTGCAttgccagactcagagaacggCTGGGAGTAATGGAGAAAGGTCAACTGGAAAACTCAAGGGGGAGGTGTAAAGGGACCTAATTTCCACACTGTGGAAAGTGTTGGAAATGTGTTGTGGGCACGTGGGCATTTGTGAGAGTAAAAAAGACTTACCGAGAGCCTCCCGCGTGTTCACAGTTGGGGACGGAAGGACCCGAGATGGGGTGGCCTGGATCAGGCCCAGAGATGTGTTGGGAGTGACGTGAGAGTTGTTCCCATGTGACACTGGCAGAATGATGACAAATATATATTGCAGTGAGACAGGCGAGACAGTCTCTGAGCCCATagctgtatgcagggctctaaattaacgtttttcatcacagccaaaatggctagtacagGGATGGGCatcttttatgatgaggagggccacttTTTTATAGCGACCATCGGAAGGGCCACTTGAACATGGATCTGACTACAACTTGCTCAGTTCGAGGTggagttggttgctcactgactgtcaATATTGTTTGGAacgaataggagtgttctctatacatggattctcagtgtttatcaacacaatgttatgaggaggggcaaaacactggcagccaaccacgtcagctaattttttgaccgagagtggtttccaacaatcagaggttgagttgtgcgcagctaggttcgcgcagtcaggttatgaacaaaatttagaacccatgtaaagGTCAACAGTATAATTGCAATGGATTAataattttcttttttaaagtcaTGCTTTATCTATGTAAGGGCCACATAgagtaaggaggcgggccgcatgtggcccccgggcctccagttgcccatccctgggctAGTATATGCAAATCTTGTGAGCCAAAAACACACGAATGCAAAAGCACATGAATGTATTCATGGTTTGCTAATGAAGATGTACTTACCATTGTTAGCACCTTCTCCTCCCTTGAATTCATCACTGTTGAAAGGAAAATCAAGTAAGAAAACATGGAAACAAACATCGCCACTGGTCACGTCGTCATACACCGGAAGGAAAGTCAACCATGTGTATTGCTCTTTAACTACAACTGTGCGAATTATAAACATGCTTTCCGTCAGTACAATTATTGTTATTACCAATATATTTGAAAAGCTCcattgcaaaatgacatataCTGGTgttcattttggaacattttgggaaattgacatttctgtaatgggcattgtattgcatagTAGTACATAAAAAACGCATGTTCTCAACTATTTGAATGGCAACAATTCACACATACATGTAGATGACAGGACGTCtgcacagtcatttccaatagtaACGATAACATAATAGCGTTCCAATAATAGCGAttacatcattttgcaacgaaactcatATTTGATATTATACACTTACTGCTCTTGGTCCTCCAGGGGCTGTGTGAAGCTGTGTTGTACCTGCAGCACCTCAGAGGCGCCCATGGCAGGCTGGCCGGCGCCCCTGCTGAAGGCCCCTCTGTAGGGGGCCTCAGACAACCCCCCTGCTGCTTCCTGAGACTGGCCATTGTGCACGGGGAGCTGCCCTGCGCTCTCAGCACCACAAGCAGTCTGGTGCTGCTGGAGGAGGGACGTGTGGTGCTCAGCCGCTGCCTGACTGGCCATGGGCAGAGGGACGGACCCCTGGAGGAGAGACGTGTGGGGCATAGAGGACGCCACCAGGGAGGCCGGGGTGGCCGCTGGGGGCAGCGTGCTGCTGGGCGATGGACCTGCCAGGAAATTtgtaaaataattaaataaataaaaacaatgatAATAACAAATTAATTCACATTTAGTGaactggaacagcctcttccctttccaaatagcataacaagtgtacttttcggaatctctatttttttttttatcaacgtacacgcttcagaacggcagtttttctctctttagtgtctgcacggTCACCCAGTATTGAATACAGAATCACCATtcccgattttacccatgcctgcagttctcctagtagccgctgtcgagatacggctGTGAgtgcagcagcccgttctttctgaatggagtctgcactaaaagtggagtctctcctaatatccttccaatatctctggtgtgtttgagccgacgatgcgcacgcattcatgaccacgtcgactctgaacgggtctattgtatttttatttatttccattttattacattagtattactttttattattgttgttgttaatcTAACCGTTAAGCACATTGGAGGtccatgtcttgtatgaattgtgctacagtgtatcacgaaagtgaatacacccctcacagttttgccgATTTTTgcgtatatcttttcataggaaagcattacagaaatttcactttgacacaatgattagtgaccttttaacaacatatttaaccgcttaaatttcttgttcactcagaaaaaaacaaaatacagccattaatgtttgaacatgtactcacaaaagtgagtacaccacagattaaaatccggtagagaaggggctatgttggctcgaatcatctcgaaatgaaacgaaatgaaaagggatgacaagggaggtcatcagtgtgcgtttcaacctttctttgcattgaacttttaaattttgagtctgcatctggcttaaatagattggtgtgagatttgaatgcaatcctatggagaatgtcatgatctgcttcagtagtcacagtgcatgttgacatgtatgtttcttttaggtgtatttcagattgccaatgttgacagcattcatgcatccccaaaccatgtcagtcccactaccatgcttggcttatgagaggatacaccttttttgtaaaactcacttgtttaccaccacacatgcttgacaccatctaaagcaaatttgtttatcttggtctcaggagagatgaacagaacaaggatatggatcactggaaccatgtcgtgtgatctgaagagaccaagataaacaaatttgctttagatggtgtcaagcatgtgtggtggtaaacaagtgagttttacaaaaaaggtgtatcctctcataagccaagcatggtagtgggactgacatggtttggggatacatgaatgctgtcaacattggcaatctgaaatacacctaaaagaaacatgcatgtcaacatgcactgtgactactgaagcagatcatgatattctccataggattgcattcaaatctcacaccaatctatttaagccagatgcagactcaaaatttaaaagttcaatgcaaagaaaggttgaaacgcacactgatgacctcccttgtcatcccttttcatttcgtttcatttcgagacgattcgagccaacatagtcccttctctaccggattttaatctggggtgtactcacttttgtgagtacatgttcaaacattaatggctgtatttagtttttttctgagtgaacaagaaatttaagcggttaaatatgttgttaaaaggtcactaatcattgtgtcaaagtgaaatttctgtaatgctttcctatgaaaagatatactcaaaaatctgcaaaactgtgaggggtgtattcactttcgtgatatactgtatataagtaataattagggatgcactgataccacttttttgaaaaccgatataagtacgagtacattcatatgtgtacttgccgatacctatacctttaccaccaaaatacaatgaaaataaatgcatggccttgtttttttccacccatgatatttttattgtccatttccatgtatatTCAAATtaaagtaaatgtatgaggtggcacttttttccatgctgctttcaagtccacagaacgtgacaagattttgcattgttttgtgtaatagcaatATCGTTCCTgctatcggcaagtgcttgacgagtacaagtacgagtataatgagcagtatcgggggccgataccgataccagtatcgttgCATCcctagtaataatagtaattattATCATTACCCGTCGCTGCTGCTGTGGTCAGCGGGCTGTGAGAGTCGACTTCACAGCGAGAGGCCTCCGACTCCTCCAGGGTTGAGAGGATGCGACCAGCGGGCGGGAGGGAGACCTGTGGACCAAGAGGAGGGGACGAAGAGGTAGTGGTGGCCCACGTGCCGTAGGTGGCGAGCGACTCAGACAACCTCCGGGTCCCGCCGCTCTGCTGCTCCATCATGTAGGGCTGCAGGCTCAGGCTGGGCCGGAAGGTGGGAGCTGTTCGGATACCCAGGGAGCGCCGGTTACTGCTGAATGATGTTGCTGCCCCGAGCCTGGAGGTCAatggcactgctgctgctgctgctgctgagggcaGCTGGGACTGACTCTCCTATCACACAAACGGACACAGAAAAAAACCCACCCATTttcataaagcaaaaaaaaacactaaaaggaGAAAGGtaataaaatgcaataaaaatgcagAGTGTAAAGGCATAAAAGGCTATTTTGTGAGAGAAGTTATACAAGTAGATTCAAACACCCAATTTCATGTCTGCTCCAAAAATATTTGATTGTGTGCAGCTGACTCAAGTTCTGTTCAAAAACTCTGATGTTTCATCAGGAAATTACTACTCAGTATCATGCTTCAATGCCCCTAGGTCCTAGAATATATTGCAGATAAGCTAGAGCATCATCCTTAAAGATGTCTAAGGCCtagggtaaaatccagacagggtgaaatgaaaCGCTGCCacatgctggaaccagcttcctgatAAAATAACACGGCCCCAACAgtgggtacgttccaatatgcgaccttgcgtcctccacttgtgcttgtggcctcggagGAAGTGATCAgacacaacagcattatatttcaatatcttgcaaaagctcaattgtaaactcggTGACGAATagttccccaaaaattgttgtggctaggctgacagctgggaaacttaatcgttttgtccacggaggcggggcatcagcaaaacgtgaagccacaagcataagtggaggaagcaaggtcgcatattggaaacgCTTCCAGGgtcatgttttatttatttattttaaacagTTTTAAACAGGCaataggtaggatgacgtcatttgcgtggTTCCCGTGGCATTCcccgtctcaaaatctacacccaCAACACTCCCTCGGACCGCGCTGCCAACAGttacatgtggggttttctgacagcggaccgtggaagtgatcacaagagccatcgttcacttacaaaagactcgcataagcgttggctgactcgggaccgcaattaattaaacttttaatcctacctggagccccttttcatctgcctttggctaGTTATCTACGGTCTTACTTTTTAGAATATttatcttctctccttccttttctcgGAAGCACAAATGTCCCAAATGTCATCTGTTCACCCTAGACCTGGACCCCACTCCTCGAAAGCATTACTACTTTAAGCTtccaattggaaattgcattgcaaccaagtaagttgctaacttagttagcaacgatgttgtcgagaaatgcacccctggttcttATTGTTTGCACGGGCAATATTGGAATCTGAACTGAATGTTTGGGAGCGAAATATGTTTTGTGGAGATGAGCATATTGAAACCTCTTACCTGAGGCTGGGAATGTCCGCTGAGTACTGGTGACTGAATGCTATTCTCGCTTTGGTTTGGATCTGCTCGTACTCGTTTTTCATCTTGCACTTTTCTCTGGTTTTCTCCTGTAAAAAGATAAAATTTAGTAGACATTACAAGCAATCCATTTAAGAATCAATCGAATATTAGGGCATAACTTAGCCTTTTGGGTAAGGAAAGCCAACTTGCACATGCATTGCTAGGTGCATTCTTATTTAGGGCCATGAAAGGAATAGTAGCACTACGAAATCAACAAGatgaagcaaaacaaaaaaagactaaGGAAAAATGTAATAAACGCATATACAGTGAAGACATAATTGCGGTTTGTGAGACAATTAATAGAATTCCTAAAATTTCAAACTGCATAACATTTAGGTTGCATTGGTGAACTGGGCCATTAGTGAACTTACCAGTCTCATGCTGCTTGCGCTTGGCCCAATAGCGCTTGGCCCTCAGCTCTTCAAAACAGTACTCAGAGTCCTCACAGACAAGCTCGCTAACACAGTACATGGACACCTGCTGCATCACCTGACTCTGGCCGCCAGTTGGTTTGGGGGGGTTAAACTCAGACCTGGAGATTCTGCAAGGAGAGaggcaaagaaaaagagagggaaagacagagaaaaaaaagagtgagagagggagagagagaatcaagcaaaccaaaccaacaaaacaaaaaatgactaTTGGGTCAGTTTA encodes:
- the bub1 gene encoding mitotic checkpoint serine/threonine-protein kinase BUB1, which codes for MDVNGYLQEFERHIAAYSGDDPLDPWDRFIQFLEGKLTLEEREGLCAVLNRLVQTFLLEERYRDDGRFINHCIKFASFYDDPIEVYSYVQEHGVGTKASSLYIAWAEQFEKKGKLSQAEAVYQRAVENQAVPMDLVLERYGKFQQKILAPQASSSGLPRQPLQNSQLPNQPRGIIQQQCKLEDSSPKEAFPEDKTVRIISRSEFNPPKPTGGQSQVMQQVSMYCVSELVCEDSEYCFEELRAKRYWAKRKQHETGENQRKVQDEKRVRADPNQSENSIQSPVLSGHSQPQESQSQLPSAAAAAAVPLTSRLGAATSFSSNRRSLGIRTAPTFRPSLSLQPYMMEQQSGGTRRLSESLATYGTWATTTSSSPPLGPQVSLPPAGRILSTLEESEASRCEVDSHSPLTTAAATGPSPSSTLPPAATPASLVASSMPHTSLLQGSVPLPMASQAAAEHHTSLLQQHQTACGAESAGQLPVHNGQSQEAAGGLSEAPYRGAFSRGAGQPAMGASEVLQVQHSFTQPLEDQEHDEFKGGEGANNVSHGNNSHVTPNTSLGLIQATPSRVLPSPTVNTREALDLIMDMFQAPTFASNGLSQIAEESVNFPPPKSNKSAALQPAAAAFTIFQDEDDKENGGRVTAAGGRKALQVQEEAPVPALSQQNETAFGVSLADETAMWSSRQRLMMTMAPCPNTTGDFAPLAHLASTPFHLNAPHTWEESEQENNGSTASAEPNENQLFLRQPTKLSPIIEQSPVESQSSPALRTLAAQGTIVGEGLAPVQQSQHHQASSSSVSYTTAHPLAALSFPDHTVAPTEDERAFKLLASTSAAAAGGATVGPKSSWTIYESPEKGPESSKAGLSCLGAEAPRPAGLEIAPAAHSFLSRSSVHETKAQEVFPGSQDLLQRSHCDVPMSPEPAAPAPAAAAATSRLVPDDVSMSPAAPASKATTLDVPMSPDMAWVIGSMKGDASPVAELDLGFGGVRTARRSLAAPPPLWQEEQPMLQSPAKGPETRMETGMEDVPMSPQPTSALKHTPAAALANLVSDPWSEDLIQFFLSRLPVPLSSHPHVTTWDCNLPNISPKMTTTMAGESLRVDFVLGQGAFATVYQATNLTTSEKLFLKVQKPANPWEFYINSQLNARLQPSVRHLFNNIHSAHLFRNGSILLGDLHNCGTLLNAVNLYKSRSEKVLPAAMVLYFTSCILHMVEQLHRAHIVHADIKPDNFLLGERFLENECFEAENVSHGLALIDLGQSIDMSLFPPGTAFTAKCMTSAFQCTEMLSGRPWNYQTDYFGIAGTVYCMIFGSYMQVKHEDGEWRPNGTFKRNPHSELWQEFFHTLLNVPDCGSLPCLRSLRSRVHTELQQHYGSKIRGLKNRLVVQLLESRRR